A genomic segment from Nicotiana sylvestris chromosome 1, ASM39365v2, whole genome shotgun sequence encodes:
- the LOC104242529 gene encoding uncharacterized protein, whose protein sequence is MSQFMENIAASLLYKCLFFLAVDVLVLGFANLVADGISMEFGDYVSSSTEKDVAAKERTVTEWDVINQHRPQKQELLRHYQELGMNDTDANTVVNIFSKYRDIMVDEKMATEKGLLPPDQAEKPWKNGLITFAAFIVFGCAPLLAFIVLIPFTNNDTHKFIGAIVFSAVALALLGIAKAKIAGQNYVLSAAITLFNGLIASAAAYGIGWTLRNVAGLEE, encoded by the exons ATGTCTCAGTTCATGGAGAATATTGCAGCTAGCTTACTGTATAAATGTTTGTTTttccttgcagttgatgttttgGTGTTGGGTTTTGCTAATCTAGTGGCTGATGGAATATCTATGGAGTTTGGAGACTATGTATCAAGCAGCACGGAGAAGGATGTCGCTGCCAAGGAGAGGACAGTCACTGAGTGGGATGTCATTAACCAACACAGGCCTCAGAAGCAGGAATTACTTCGACATTATCAGGAACTTGGAATGAATGATACAGATGCTAATACA GTGGTGAACATATTTTCCAAGTACAGGGACATAATGGTGGACGAGAAGATGGCAACTGAGAAAGGATTATTGCCACCAGATCAAGCTGAAAAACCATGGAAGAATGGATTAATCACATTTGCTGCCTTCATTGTGTTCGGTTGTGCTCCACTTCTGGCATTCATCGTGCTCATCCCGTTCACAAACAATGATACGCACAAGTTCATAGGCGCCATTGTGTTTTCTGCAGTTGCCCTTGCACTGCTGGGGATAGCCAAGGCCAAGATTGCTGGTCAGAATTATGTTCTTTCTGCAGCCATTACCCTTTTCAATGGACTCATTGCTAGTGCTGCTGCATATGGAATTGGTTGGACTCTTAGGAATGTTGCTGGCTTGGAAGAGTGA